Below is a genomic region from Xylophilus sp. GW821-FHT01B05.
CATCGTCACGCGCCAGGCGCTGGAGCGCATCGAGGGCTACATCGCCCTGGGCGTGGAAGAGGGCGCCGAGCTGGTGGTGGACGGCCGCGGCTTCAAGGTGCCGGGTCATGAAGGCGGCTTCTTCACCGGCGGCACCTTGTTCGACAAGGTCACGCCCGAGATGCGCATCTACAAGGAAGAAATCTTCGGCCCGGTGCTGGCCTGCGTGCGCGTGAAGGACTTTGCCGAGGCGGTGGACCTGGTCAACGAGCACGAGTTTGGCAACGGCGTGGCCTGCTACACCCGCGACGGCCACGTGGCGCGCGAGTTCGCCCGCCGCATCCAGGTCGGCATGGTCGGCATCAACGTGCCGATCCCGGTGCCCATGGCCTGGCACGGCTTTGGCGGCTGGAAGAAGAGCCTGTTCGGCGACATGCACGCCTATGGCGAAGAGGGCGTGCGCTTCTACACCAAGCAAAAGAGCGTGATGCAGCGCTGGCCGGAGAGCACGGCCAAGGGCGCTGAGTTTGCGATGCCTACGGCGAAGTAAGCGGCTGGATTTCAGTGCGTGGCGGCCATCGCCACGCCCAGCCGCGCTGCGGCTTTGTGCAGGCGCTGGTCCCAGGTCCAGAGGCGTGCACCTGGTGTCAGTGCCGTTGATGCCAGGAGGTGGGTGTCGACATAGCCAATGCCGCAGCCGCGCAAGGCGTGTTGCTCGATGAAGCGATAGACCTCCTGATCGGTCGCGGGCACGGCCAGTGGCAACTCCAGCAGCGCATCGAGCGCGGCGCTCTGTGCCCCGACAGCGCCCAGCAGCAGTTCACCCAGCACGAATGCATGCAGCTGCACATTGCCTTCTTGCAGCAGCCCTGTCAGCAGCGGATCGCCCGAGCGGAAGTAATCGACCCAGACCGAGGTATCAATCAGGATCATGGGGCTCGGGCCGGCGGCGTGGGGTGGCCTGCAATCCGGGCATGGTGCCGCCCAGCAAGGCCAGGCGGCGGGCGCTCTCTCGTTGGATCAGCGCCGTCAGTGCCTCGCGCACCAGGGCGGATTTTTCCTGGATGCCGGACAGGGTTTGGGCTTTGGCGATCAGTTCATCATCCAGGGCCAGTGTGGTGCGCATAACTTACTCCTGCACTAATTTACGCATCAAATGATGCCTTTTATCGTGCCTAACGTCAAGATTCAGCGGGCCCGCTAAAATCCCGGGTCCCAAGGAGCGTTGCAGCGGAGGCCCCCACCCCGCCAGGCTTGGGGCGCCCCCGGGCCTGCTTTGTCAACGACGCTCACCTGACCCATGTCCCACAGGTGAGCCCCATGTCGTCCCATTCCGTCCCCCCCATGAAGCTGTCCGGCCTGGAGCCGGTATTGATCGGCGCGGGCACGCTGTTCGTCAACGTTGGCGAGCGCACCAATGTCACCGGCTCCAAGGCCTTCGCGCGGATGATCCTGAACGGTGAATACGAGCAGGCCCTGGCCGTGGCGCGCCAGCAGGTAGAGAACGGCGCCCAGGTGATCGACATCAACATGGACGAGGCCATGCTCGACAGCAAGGCGGCCATGGTGCGCTTCCTGAACCTGATCGCGTCGGAGCCCGACATCGCCCGCGTGCCGATCATGGTCGACAGCTCCAAGTGGGAGGTGATCGAGGCCGGCCTGCGCTGTGTGCAGGGCAAGGGCATCGTCAACTCCATCTCCATGAAGGAGGGTGTGGACAAGTTCAAGCACGAGGCCCGCCTGGTGCGCCGCTACGGCGCCGCCGCCGTGGTCATGGCCTTCGATGAGCGCGGCCAGGCCGACACCTACGAGCGCAAGATCGAGATCTGCGAGCGCGCCTACCGCATCCTGGTGGACGAGGTCGGCTTCCCGCCCGAAGACATCATCTTCGACCCCAACATCTTCGCGGTGGCCACCGGCATCGAAGAGCACAACAACTACGCGGTCGATTTCATCGAGGCCGTGCGCTGGATCAAGCAGCACCTGCCGGGCGCCAAGGTGTCGGGCGGCGTGAGCAACGTGAGCTTCTCCTTCCGTGGCAACGACCCGGTGCGCGAAGCCATCCACACCGTGTTCCTGTACCACGCCATCAAGGCCGGCATGGACATGGGCATCGTCAACGCCGGCATGGTCGGCGTCTATGACGACCTGGAGCCGGTGCTGCGCGAGCGCGTGGAAGACGTGGTGCTGAACCGCCGCCCCGACGCCGGCGAGCGCCTGGTCGAGATCGCCGAAACCGCCAAGAGCGGCGCCAAGGACGAGAGCAAGAAGCTCGAATGGCGTGGCACGCCCGAGGCGCCGGTGCACGTCAACCAGCGCCTGGCCCATGCCATGGTGCATGGCATCACCGACTTCATCGTGCCGGACACGGAAGAGGCCTACCAGCAGGTGCTGGCGCGCGGCGGCCGCCCGCTGCACGTGATCGAAGGCCCGCTGATGGACGGCATGAACATCGTCGGCGACCTGTTTGGCCAGGGCAAGATGTTCTTGCCGCAGGTGGTGAAGTCGGCGCGTGTGATGAAGTCGGCCGTGGCCCACCTCATCCCCTACATCGAAGAAGAAAAGCGCCTGGACGAAGCCGCCGGCCGCGACGTGCGCACCAAGGGCAAGATCATCATCGCCACCGTCAAGGGCGATGTGCATGACATCGGCAAGAACATCGTCACCGTGGTCTTGCAATGCAACAACTTCGAGGTGGTGAACATGGGCGTGATGGTGCCCTGCCACGAGATCCTGGCGCGCGCCAAGGTCGAGGGCGCAGACATCGTGGGCTTGAGCGGCCTGATCACGCCCAGCCTGGAAGAGATGCAGTACGTCGCCGGTGAGATGCAGAAGGACGACCACTTCCGCATCAAGAAGATCCCGCTGCTGATCGGCGGCGCCACCACCAGCCGCGTGCACACGGCCGTCAAGATTGCGCCGCACTACGAAGGCCCGGTGGTCTACGTGCCCGACGCTTCGCGCAGCGTGAGCGTGGCGCAAAGCCTGCTGTCGGACCAGGCGTCCAAGTACATCGACGAGATCAACGCCGACTACGACAAGGTGCGGCACCAGCACGCCAATAAAAAGCAGGTGCCGATGTGGCCCCTGGCCAAGGCGCGCGCCAACAAGACACCCATGGATTGGGTCGGCTACACGCCGCAGGTGCCCAAGTTTTTGGGCCGCAGGCTGTTCAAGAACTTCGACCTGACCGAGCTGGCCAAGTACATCGACTGGGGCCCGTTCTTCCAGACCTGGGACCTGGCCGGGCCGTTCCCGGCCATCCTGAAAGACGAGATCGTCGGCACCGAGGCCGTGCGCGTCTACGCCGACGGCCAGCGCATGTTGAAGCGCCTGATCGAAGGCCGCTGGCTGCAGGCCAACGCCGTGGTCGGCTTCTGGCCGGCCAACACCGAGCGCGACGACGACATCGTGCTCTACACTGGCGAAGACCGCAGCCAGGCTGCGCTCACCTGGTACGGCCTGCGCCAGCAGACTGAGAAGCAGGCCGTGGACGGCGTGATGCGCCCCAGCCGCTGCCTGTCTGACTTTGTCGCGCCCAAGGCCAGCGGCTGCAAGGACTACGTCGGCATGTTTGCGGTCACCGCCGGCATTGGCGCCGAGAAGAAAGAGAAGTACTTCCTCGACGACCTGGACGACTACTCTTCCATCATGCTCAAAGCCCTGGCCGACCGCCTGGCCGAGGCCTTTGCCGAATGCCTGCACGAGCGCGTGCGCAAAGACCTGTGGGGCTATGCCGCGGACGAGTCGCTGTCCAACGAAGACATGATTGCCGAGAAGTACCGTGGCATCCGCCCCGCGCCCGGCTACCCGGCCTGCCCCGACCACAGCGTGAAGCTGGACATGTTCGAGGTGCTGGGCTGCGCCGACGTCGGCATGGGCCTGACCGAATCGCTGGCCATGACGCCAGCGGCCAGCGTCAGCGGCTTCTACCTGAGCCACCCCGACAGCACCTACTTCAATGTGGGCAAGATCGGCGAAGACCAACTGCAGGATTCGGCCCAGCGCCGTGGCGTCGACGCTACGGCACTGCAACGCCTGCTGGCGCCCAATCTGTGACTTAGTGCACGGCGCGCTGCGCGCCTGTGCACACGGGGCAGCAGGGCTTACCGTGCCTTACAAAAGGCTGGGTTTTCGGACGCCTGGACTGTGTACCTTCCTCGCACGTCCCCCGTTACATACGGAGCATCTAAAAAAGGAAGCAGCATGAACACATCCAACGCCACGCCCGTCCCCGCCACCGGAGCGTCCGCCGCGCTCAAGCCGCTCTGGATCGCCATCGGCGGGTTGGGCATTGCCGTCGTTGCGCTGGGCGGCACGCTGGTCTACCAGAACATGCGCCCGGCGGCCGAGCCCGCCGCACAGATGGCGGCGCTGGGCCCGACGGACGTCGCGGCTCCAGGCTCGCTGGCGGCCAAGGAAGAGATCATGAAGGACATGCCTGCGCCCGTGACGGCACCGCCGGCTGCGGCCCCGGCGGCAGCGCCGGTGGTCCGGGCGCCCGTGCCCAGGCCCGCGCCTGCGTACAGCAGCAACAATGGCGGCGCCTATCCCGCCCCGATGCCGCAGCAGGCCATGCCGGTCGCGCAGGCCGCGCCGGTGTGCGGCGTCTGTGGCCGTGTCGAATCCGTGCAACCGGTGCAGCGTGAAGTGCCCACCAGCGGCGTGGGCGCTGTCGCCGGTGGCGTGTTGGGCGGTGTGCTGGGCAACCAGATCGGCCACGGCTCCGGCCGGGCTGCAGCCACCGTGCTGGGCGCCGTGGGCGGTGGTTTCCTCGGCAATACGGTCGAGAAGCGCACCCGCACCCAGACCGCCTACCTGATCCACGTGCGCATGGAAGACGGCTCGCGCCGCACCTTCGAGCGCGCCGAGCCGGTGCAGGTCGGCGAGCCCATCACGCTGGAAGGCCGCGGCTTCCGCCTGGGGCAGGGCCGCACCTACTCGACCGACCCCAACTACCGCCAGACGGCGCAGCCGCAGGGTTCGTACAGCACGGGCAGCTACTGAAGGTTTTCTAGAAGAAAAGTGCCTGTAGCCCAGGCTGCGCATGGGCTATTAGCTATCAAATAAATAGCTTTAGTGCGTGGCCAGTACCACTGGCACTTCGGTCGCCGGTGGCGTGTTGCGGCTGCGGCCGCTGCGCACAATGCCGTCGATCATCACCATGCCCACGCCCGGGATGTCGCCCAGCGCGACGCTCTCGAGCAGGCCCGGCGCGGGCGAATGCTGGGCGCGGTCCATGAACACGAAGTCGGCGTCGCGGCCGACCTCGATCAGGCCGCAGTTGAGCTTGCGGATGCGCGCGGTGTTGCCCGTCGCAAAGCAGAACACCTGCTCGGCCGGGATGTTGGCAAAGGCCGATATGAAGGCCACCATGCGCAAGATGCCC
It encodes:
- a CDS encoding PIN domain-containing protein; protein product: MILIDTSVWVDYFRSGDPLLTGLLQEGNVQLHAFVLGELLLGAVGAQSAALDALLELPLAVPATDQEVYRFIEQHALRGCGIGYVDTHLLASTALTPGARLWTWDQRLHKAAARLGVAMAATH
- a CDS encoding type II toxin-antitoxin system VapB family antitoxin; the protein is MRTTLALDDELIAKAQTLSGIQEKSALVREALTALIQRESARRLALLGGTMPGLQATPRRRPEPHDPD
- the metH gene encoding methionine synthase; its protein translation is MSSHSVPPMKLSGLEPVLIGAGTLFVNVGERTNVTGSKAFARMILNGEYEQALAVARQQVENGAQVIDINMDEAMLDSKAAMVRFLNLIASEPDIARVPIMVDSSKWEVIEAGLRCVQGKGIVNSISMKEGVDKFKHEARLVRRYGAAAVVMAFDERGQADTYERKIEICERAYRILVDEVGFPPEDIIFDPNIFAVATGIEEHNNYAVDFIEAVRWIKQHLPGAKVSGGVSNVSFSFRGNDPVREAIHTVFLYHAIKAGMDMGIVNAGMVGVYDDLEPVLRERVEDVVLNRRPDAGERLVEIAETAKSGAKDESKKLEWRGTPEAPVHVNQRLAHAMVHGITDFIVPDTEEAYQQVLARGGRPLHVIEGPLMDGMNIVGDLFGQGKMFLPQVVKSARVMKSAVAHLIPYIEEEKRLDEAAGRDVRTKGKIIIATVKGDVHDIGKNIVTVVLQCNNFEVVNMGVMVPCHEILARAKVEGADIVGLSGLITPSLEEMQYVAGEMQKDDHFRIKKIPLLIGGATTSRVHTAVKIAPHYEGPVVYVPDASRSVSVAQSLLSDQASKYIDEINADYDKVRHQHANKKQVPMWPLAKARANKTPMDWVGYTPQVPKFLGRRLFKNFDLTELAKYIDWGPFFQTWDLAGPFPAILKDEIVGTEAVRVYADGQRMLKRLIEGRWLQANAVVGFWPANTERDDDIVLYTGEDRSQAALTWYGLRQQTEKQAVDGVMRPSRCLSDFVAPKASGCKDYVGMFAVTAGIGAEKKEKYFLDDLDDYSSIMLKALADRLAEAFAECLHERVRKDLWGYAADESLSNEDMIAEKYRGIRPAPGYPACPDHSVKLDMFEVLGCADVGMGLTESLAMTPAASVSGFYLSHPDSTYFNVGKIGEDQLQDSAQRRGVDATALQRLLAPNL
- a CDS encoding glycine zipper 2TM domain-containing protein, with the translated sequence MNTSNATPVPATGASAALKPLWIAIGGLGIAVVALGGTLVYQNMRPAAEPAAQMAALGPTDVAAPGSLAAKEEIMKDMPAPVTAPPAAAPAAAPVVRAPVPRPAPAYSSNNGGAYPAPMPQQAMPVAQAAPVCGVCGRVESVQPVQREVPTSGVGAVAGGVLGGVLGNQIGHGSGRAAATVLGAVGGGFLGNTVEKRTRTQTAYLIHVRMEDGSRRTFERAEPVQVGEPITLEGRGFRLGQGRTYSTDPNYRQTAQPQGSYSTGSY